The segment CTCATAGCCACTGTCACTATCTTCGTAGTTGTGGTGGACGCCAGGACCACGGAACTCGGCTAATACGAGTAAAAAGAACAGTTGTCAGCTTAAACTTTTGATGAGAGCCAATGGCATACACAAAGTCCACTCAGGGGCCGGTCTATTTTTGTGTATTGGGGAGGGTTATGCGCACCATATTCTGGGGGGGCGCAAGGGCCGTCTCCGTTTGCGACGCGCTTGGCGATCTCCTCGTACCATTgctccttggtcttgccATTGAGAAACCCGATAATGGACATGGTCATGTTATCGCAGCCGACACCGCCCGTTTCCGAGTTTGAAGCCAGGCAGTTGTCCATCATGTTCTCGCAGATCTTATCCAGATCCTGCTTCGCGGCGATGCCACGTCTGACAAACTCGACAACAGCCTGTGAAGATTGGCAATCCCAGATACCTAGGATAATTTGTCAATGCTAATTTCCTTTGGGCCATAGAGGTGCCACTCCCAACGTGCTTGTGACTTACCATCGCAAGCAAGGACCAAGAATTCGTCTTCGTCCGTGAGCTCGTGTTCTTCGACGTCGGGGAATGCGGTAACAATTTGCTGCTCCGGGGGCAGCTCGGCGCTCTTCTTGAATTCAAAGTCACCAATGGCGCGTGACAAAGCCAGGTTGCCGTTGACACGCCCAAAGTCGACGAAGCCACCGGCGGCCGTGATTCGGTTCTTTTCGTCTAAATGAGAAAAAAGATGGAAGTCAGGCACCAGTACATCTCCATCTAAAGGGTAAATGCCGCGGTAGGGCACTCAGAATTAAAGGTGGTGTTAACGAACTCTCAAGTTGAGGCTTGTGGTCCTGAGACATGGGCTTTGCCCGGCCTTTGATACCCAACACACCTCGTGAATCACCAGCGTTGGCCTGCGGAGTGTTGGGTTAGCAAAAATACGGGGGTTTTCaatttttttctccttttaaTTTGTTTCGTAAAGAGGGAGGCTAGTCGATTGCAGGAAATTCGCCTGGCCTGGATAGCGGCTGTTTTGACGTACAACGTAGAGCTTGTTGTCTGCAATCAGACTGACACAAGCAGTGCAGCCAGAGACTTCATCTTCATATTTGGGGTCTGTTATCGCGAGGCAATGTTAGCGTTGCGTGGTAGGATATGGTGACGCAGGCGTGTTACCGAAGGCTAAGGTTTGCTAAGAGGGAGTGGTAAAAAGCAAGATAACAAATTGGAGAGCGTGTTATGTAGCATCGGATCAGAGCAAAGGGTCAATGTTGTCTCATTGCAAGCCGCATACCGTTGAGGATGGCTCGGTCGGTGGCGAGGAAACCGTCCTTCAGTCCCTGCGCATAATCGCCAGCCTTGAAAGTATCCTGCTTAAGAATAATATTATGAATATTTTCGCCCGCAAACAACGCTACCGTACTACCGCCATGACCGTCGAAAACGCCGAAAAAGGAGAGTTTGGGAGAGTGAATCTTGGGGTCGAGgtcggtgccggcggcgagatCCAGCACGGTGGTATGTGAGTCCTCCATGCTGATACGCCAGCCCTGCATAGCGGAGACACCGTAGACGAGTCTGTCATCCTCGCCCTTGTCGGAAGTCTGCGAAGGGCCGCACAGGGCCACAAATTAGCAACATGTACCGGAGTGATTTGTAtatggagagagagagcaaGTTTTTGCGGGCAAGCAAAGGGGCAGCggggtggtgatggttcAGGACATGCGACGACGCGATGCCCCTCCAAGGTTGGTCGGAGTGAGGGACACAGGACTTGGTGGGGTGGTGAGTTGCGAGTTGCGGGTTGCGAGCTGCGAGGATGCAGTGATGAATCCCTAGGCTCGCCGCGGGAAGACGTGATAAGGATTGAAGGGGACACCGGAAAATGGCTGCTGAGGCCGTGACCAGAGAGGATCGCATGGCATTT is part of the Metarhizium brunneum chromosome 4, complete sequence genome and harbors:
- the ptc2 gene encoding Protein phosphatase 2C 2 codes for the protein MGQTLSEPVVEKTSDKGEDDRLVYGVSAMQGWRISMEDSHTTVLDLAAGTDLDPKIHSPKLSFFGVFDGHGGSTVALFAGENIHNIILKQDTFKAGDYAQGLKDGFLATDRAILNDPKYEDEVSGCTACVSLIADNKLYVANAGDSRGVLGIKGRAKPMSQDHKPQLENEKNRITAAGGFVDFGRVNGNLALSRAIGDFEFKKSAELPPEQQIVTAFPDVEEHELTDEDEFLVLACDGIWDCQSSQAVVEFVRRGIAAKQDLDKICENMMDNCLASNSETGGVGCDNMTMSIIGFLNGKTKEQWYEEIAKRVANGDGPCAPPEYAEFRGPGVHHNYEDSDSGYEMDAENKGKSFGVGGYRGRIIFLGDGTEVLTDSDDTELFDNADEDKDLESQVSKNNSTSKEKEHAPTSTADAAAAESKQEPETQSKSGKEIVKASAAVSEQQDEKKEAKPKSTSDESKKE